From a single Cyclobacterium marinum DSM 745 genomic region:
- a CDS encoding tRNA (cytidine(34)-2'-O)-methyltransferase yields MGLNIVLVEPEIPTNTGNIGRLSLGSGSALHLIKPFGFELSDKRLKRAGLDYWKHVPLFIYENIAEFYDKNEGKNFVYFSSHGKQDYCSIDYQEDMFLVFGKESTGLPTNIVEQNSDLVYNIPIFSPHIRSLNLANAVAIVVYEGIRAMKNR; encoded by the coding sequence ATGGGATTAAATATTGTATTAGTTGAACCGGAAATACCAACAAATACCGGAAATATTGGCCGATTGAGTTTGGGATCCGGATCAGCCTTGCACCTTATCAAGCCATTTGGTTTTGAATTAAGCGACAAACGACTTAAAAGAGCTGGACTGGATTATTGGAAACATGTTCCTCTTTTTATTTATGAAAACATTGCGGAATTCTATGATAAAAATGAAGGCAAGAATTTTGTTTATTTCTCAAGCCATGGCAAACAGGACTATTGTTCAATTGACTATCAAGAAGATATGTTTTTGGTATTCGGTAAAGAATCCACTGGTTTACCCACAAACATAGTAGAGCAAAACAGTGATTTGGTTTACAATATCCCAATTTTCTCCCCACATATCCGAAGTTTAAATTTAGCCAATGCGGTAGCAATTGTGGTTTATGAGGGAATAAGAGCTATGAAAAACCGATAG
- a CDS encoding peptidyl-tRNA hydrolase, translating to MKMYIVVKDSIPDKLIPVITAHASLACYKKFEENEQMIKWINGIFNKVVCVVNEDEFERLKKEVDHVLLTESALDNQEVCLAFCPRKEYPKKFKFLKMWTPQGLG from the coding sequence ATGAAAATGTACATTGTCGTAAAAGACAGCATTCCAGATAAATTAATCCCAGTCATTACTGCCCATGCTTCTTTGGCCTGCTACAAAAAATTTGAAGAAAATGAACAGATGATCAAATGGATTAATGGAATATTTAATAAAGTGGTTTGCGTAGTTAATGAAGATGAATTTGAGCGCTTGAAAAAAGAGGTCGATCATGTTTTGTTAACGGAGTCAGCCTTAGATAACCAAGAGGTTTGCCTGGCATTTTGTCCAAGAAAAGAATACCCCAAAAAATTCAAGTTTTTAAAGATGTGGACGCCTCAAGGGCTTGGATAA